In Nitrosospira briensis C-128, a genomic segment contains:
- a CDS encoding OsmC family protein produces MTTKKAWAVWKGGIKDGGGTISTETGVLKEAPYGFKSRFENGKGTNPEELIGAAHAGCFSMALSLMLGEAGLTPEKIETHAEVTLDKAGEGFEITASHLTVSAKIPGVDKAQFEEIANKAKIGCPVSKLLKAKITMDARLEP; encoded by the coding sequence ATGACAACCAAGAAAGCATGGGCAGTCTGGAAAGGCGGCATCAAGGATGGAGGCGGTACCATTTCCACCGAAACCGGCGTACTCAAGGAAGCGCCTTATGGTTTCAAATCCAGATTCGAAAATGGTAAAGGCACCAATCCCGAAGAGCTGATCGGCGCTGCGCACGCCGGTTGTTTTTCAATGGCGCTTTCGTTAATGCTCGGCGAGGCGGGCCTGACACCGGAGAAGATCGAAACGCACGCAGAGGTTACGCTCGACAAGGCAGGGGAAGGATTCGAAATCACCGCAAGCCATCTTACCGTCTCGGCAAAAATTCCCGGCGTGGATAAAGCGCAGTTTGAGGAGATTGCCAACAAGGCCAAAATTGGATGCCCCGTATCCAAGCTCCTGAAGGCAAAGATCACGATGGATGCCAGACTGGAGCCCTAG